The nucleotide window CGCATCGTCGCTACATTATGTCTTTGATCTAACGGTATATCATGTATCTACTCCATCTGTTTTCGACATCCATCACATGGAGAATCTTCTCAATGAGCTCACGCCCTCAGGATCCGCTGACACATAGTCATTCATGTCCAGCTCTGGACCGTCTACCTCTCCGTCCTTCTCGCCTCTGACAAGTATCGCGATACTTGTCCCTTCACGTGTCCGACAAACACCACTTCCCACGGCAGCCTGAATCGCTCGAATCGCGTACGAATGAACCGTCAACGATATAAAGTCGTCGTCTTTCGTTGTCTCATTGAAGATATCCTCCAAAGCCCTCTGTTTCCTTACAATATGCTCCTCATCAGTCTCTGGCTCAACTCTGTTGGTAAACtggtcctcctcctcaaacCCATCTTCGATCTTATAGCCGGGGTAGTTTTCGGCTATCCAGGTGCGATCCCTCCTGTAGTCGCAGGTGTGGCGAGTGATGCGCTCTCTGAGGAGTTCTTTGACGATAGGTTGCTGAGGCGGTGATTGTGAGGCCATGAGTGGCGAGAAGACGATGTCAGTTGTTTGAAGACATCTCGCTAGAGGACTTGTGTAAAAGATTCTGGGCTGTGGTGCGCCTTGCTTTTCGATAAGATCGGTCCAGAAGGAGTTgagatcttgagcttgcttTTCACCGACTTCGGTGAGAAAGGCGTCAAACCAGGTTTCTTTACCATCCCCATTTTGGAATGACACTCTTGTCTGCTCATGTTAGTAAATGAATTAATATTGACTGAAATGATAATACACACATTCCACGCTTCGGAGCCTACTTGGGCGTGCATCTTATTGTGTACCCCAAGGCCATGTCGTGTGAGGTACAAGACTTTGTATGAGACATTGTCGGAGCTATTCTCATTGAGCCATCTCACATATGCCGCGAGACGAGCCCAGTCCCTTTGATCTGGGGCATCTGGATCATCCGAAGGATATTTTTGATCTGGGATGAGGCCTAGGTTTGGTTGCGTCGTGACTTTTTCTCCAGGATATTCATGGGCAATGTCAGCGAGTTCAACAAAGATGCCAGGTTGGGCCTTGAAGGTCCATTTAGAGGACATGATTTGATATGAATGTGACGTCCGATGTAAGGGGGCCCGCTAAATTGATGTACGCGAGTTATAGTAGTTGCATGTATTGATTGAGTTGGGTTAAGCTTGAAGGTGGTcggtttggtttggtttaGGCATGAGGTCGCATGCTAGCGAGCGCAAATGCACCCAAATAATACAGTTTGGTCAGGCCATGACGTAGTTGGCATAGAAATGGGGCATCAAAatcaacatcaccaaaaATATCCAACGTCAAATCCACTCTTCTCATGATGGAAAAAATTGAAACAAATTATTATGGAGTATCTATGATATAACCGTCTCTATTCGTTTCCTATTGTTTCGTAACAAGTATCGAGACTGTGGTTGCACTCAGCCCTGATAGTGGATCTGTTTGCATAACGCATTCTCGTGACGTCGAGATAATGAAGAGGATATTTGCAGATTAAGATATAAGGACTGGATCGTCTCAGTATACGGTAGGCACATAATTCAAGCCTCTACAACGCTAAATCCAAACGCTCAAGCAAGCTCTACAGGCTTCTTTTTCCCACGTCCACTATCCGGAAGCTCTTGAGGGATGCTCCCTACGGCCTCACCGCCCGCTTCATGAATAGCAGGCTGTTGATGCCCAGCAGGATAGCCTCCAGCTTGTTGATATCCATACTGACCATTTGGGCTTCCATTGTAACCCGTGGACGGTGAATTTGGATCGTAGTAGTAGCCACcctgttgctgttgctggttCCACCCCGGTTTATCACCTCCAGGTGCTTGTTGGTATTTTGATGAACTTGAAgctttgctcttcttctttcggcagaggaagaaaaacACTGCTACGCCGATGATAGCAAGTCCTGCTACGCCTCCGACCGTTCCTCCAGCGATTGCGCCTACGGGAGTTCCTGAGCTGCCACTATCTTTGTTTGTCTCAGTAGCGGCAGATTGAGATGTCGCTGTTCCTGTCGCTTCGACATTGACACTTCCTTCAGTTTTTGCTTCGGTCATTTGCGACAGCAGAGAGCTGTGGTCTCGCTCATTAATGGTGCCGAATTCTCGTGATGTTTGGCCCTTGTAGGTGAGCGCGGCGCTTTGGGCTGTGGAGATATCGAGGTCGTTGCACCAATAATCGAATGTGCTTCCCTCCCATGATACAGTATTACAGTAAGGAGATTCTGAGTCTGTGCTATGGAATTATTAAGTATGGCCGATGatatgagatgagatgagaaggGAGTGAGTTACCATTTCAGGGTGTAGTTGTCAACCTCGCAGCCACCATCGCATTTACTCGACACAAAGTACTCCTCCGAGTTTACACATGTTGCATGATATTGACAAGATGTTTCTCCACAGCATAAAACACCGCCGTTTGTGAATGATTGGGCTGGCACGGGCGGGAAGAAGTAGCACCAATCGTTAAGTGGACACGCTCTGCTGGCTCCAAGTCGTTCTGAGATGTATCCGCAAGTATTATCTGGGGCGATTGTGATGGTGATCTCTTCGGTTGTTGTCTGACTACTAGTTACTGCTCGTCGTTTGAGTGTTCTTGTAGCTGGAGGAGCCGTAGGCCTGGGAATAAGATCGTCGAGAATGCCCATGATGATGTCGTACAGAGTATACTGAGTTTATATATTGTTTCCCAGTAAGTTGAATTGTTTGAAGTGGTGAGGAAGGACTGGGTATCTGGTAGCCTTTGTCGATCCCAATAGTAACGAGCGGTGGTTGTGAGAGGTAGGACTTGAGCGTATGTGATGATGTCAACCCCCACAGAGCAGCAGTACTCAAAAGAAAAGATCGGAGCAAAAAGAGTCAGAATCAAGAGAAAACTCCTTCAGAGAACTCAGGAGTCAATAGGTATATAAAACTTCAACTTCGCCTTGACACACGAAGCGATGCAACACTCAGCCCAGCAAAACTCCACATTCAGCCCTGAATTCCACCTCAGATCCATTCAGCCAAGACCTTCGTTTAATCCTTCAAACCCAGGCAGGAACCTGCGAATTCCTCGAAATCATATCTTGATTTTTTCGGATTTTCGTGTAAACGGCCTGACTTGTCTCCATGTTGTTCAAGGGTCGGATCCCATCAAACTTACCGGTTCTGGTCTGATCCTGCGCAGGTGGAGGATCAACCTTGTAGATTTCTGCTTGGCATATCCGCTCGTCAGTCTAATTTATTACGGACCTGACGTGGGAGGAATATGCTAACAAAGCGGCAGGTTTCATTTGCTGGTTAGGGATTGCATTGAGCAGTTTGTAGAGTGAGAGTTTGCTTGCAAACGATGCACTGGAGAAAACCACAGTTATCCTGGATCTATCCTTTTGTACCTTGACGATGGATGCTCAAGGTTCAAGGTTGACTTGTAACAGTGAAAAGTCAATCAGGAACAAAAGACTATTTTATTAGAATTGGGCTTAGATCGGATCATAGAACATACACAGATCGGCGCCAACAATTTTAATGTCGCGTGTTGGTGTTTGGAAGCTTGACTTACACCACTCGTTGACCTATGGCATATCTGAAGCGAATGACTCGCGATATGGCGCACTAATGAATCAGGATTGATCTTCTATAAGAATCTACTGATCAATGTAGTCTTCTGCATCATATCTTGTGTAGATAGCTTTCACATATACTGTTACTAGATAGACCCCAGATCAACTCCGCCTGAAGGAAAAGACACTTGGACAACGTTATCGATATACTTATTTTTAAGTTACCgtatttatataaaggcCTTGTTGACTCACAGATATCCGGCCACGTCGTCATCTATAAAAGGCATGCCAGCTCTCTGAAACCATCCCCTTAAACCACGTCTCGGCATGGTCCCATTTGTGACTATTGGCAAAGTACTCCTATTACTTATGGTCAAAACATCTGACACACGGCTATGCGAGATGTAGTCCACGCTATTGGCATAGTCAGAGACTGAAATCTATAATTCAGCTTTTGTGTCGCCGCTTCCCACTTCTTGGAGTTAACCAAGGCCAATGGCTCCTTAGCCTCTGCgaatattataataccaAGGGAGACACAGATCGGACATTCCATGTTCAAAGAAGCTAGAAAGCTGAGGTTTCATCAAGTGCACAACTCTATTTGAGATGTCTTAAGCTAGGGATAACAGAAAAACCATAAGAGTTTGGTCTACAGCTGACTCTCGGTTTAGTGCTCGCAGAAATTCCACTCAAGATTCTTGAGGTCACTGTTAAGGGTATCCTGCAGATTAGTCCTTTCCGCCATGAGATCCTCTCGGATTTTCTTAGCATCCTCCAGATCAATAGGGAAATCCAAGTTATCCACCACCATCCGCGTCAGCTCCGGGGGTAAGTTATTGAAACGATCATTCTTGAGCAAGCCCTCGGCCCACCAATCGCGCTGCTGGGGAGGAACATTGGCAGTTGAGATAATAGGAACTTCAGGGTCGACCAAAAACAGTGCTAGGATTTTGCGGTGGCCGGGGCGAGACTTATCAACCAGTTCAAAGGGGCTGACGTGGTGCTGATACACGTTGGGGAAGAAGAGCATTCTATCCTGGCGTGTGAGGACACTGCCGATGTTTTGGAGTAAGTCTGCACCGGGATCAATAGCAAAGACTCGTTCGATGCTGTCGAAGTCGCCCTGCTCGTAATTCAGCTCCACAGTTTGGTCTTCTCTGTTGGCAGCTGTGCGAAAATCAAGGCGAGAATCAGTGATGTTATCGCAGTCGTAATAGTAGAGTGCAGTCGCGCATATGTGCTCATTCAATTGGCCTTCGACATGCCATGAACCACCATCGTAAGTTGGCTTCTCGGGGGTGAGGTGGATGTTGGCAAGCTTGACAATGACTTGCACACGAGACGCGTTGCCAAAAAAGCCAGAGGTCTTTACGTCGCTAGGGTTGATCTTGACCAGCTCTTCCAATTCAGTCTTAGGGTCCGGAAGTTCTGGAACATGGGTCTCCCTGAACCATTCCTCGTCGCGTTTATTGCGATCAGATTCCTCATAATCTTCTTCGTagtcctcatcttctctaCGAGGCgcctcatcgtcatccagTGGCCGATTCTGGGCTGAGCACCAGTCATCCCCGCAAATTTCTGGAACTTTGCAATCTGGTCGAACATTTTTGGTGAAGACACGTTGGACTTCGAAATCGTCATGCCATCGATAGATGACATCCCAAGCCGGGAGAGATTTCTCGATGAATTTCTCAATAACGGGGTAGAGCTCGGCATGTTTGACCGGGTGCACATTGTTGATGTAGCTGTCGATGCGAGGATGCACGCCAGTCAGGTCAACGTCGCAAGGGAGCCACTGGAAGCGTTTAGAAAAGGCACTGGAAGGCCACATGGTGTCATCACTGTTGTCCACAGGGACAACGACGCCTTTCCCGCAATGCGACAACGCTTCTTCGAGATTGATGCGCTTGTCGGGGAGGATGAGAGATCGCCCGTAGACGAGCGGCCACAGGGAAGGGTGGACGATGTCAAGGACCTTGCCATCACTGCCAGGATGCCAGTCCTTGTGCTCCTCGGGGACATTTTCCAAAGGGGAAACGGCAGTTACGAGAGCATCTCGGAGGTCTTTAGGGACCAAGTTGTCTGATTTAATGGCGGTAGAAGCGTAGTCCATGACAGGAATGAGGCCAGTCTTTTGGTAGATATCTGCCTTTTTGCGCAATTCCTTGATACACTATCGTGGTTTAGCGAGACATTTGTATTTGGCTTAGAGATGTCACTCACAGCATCGGCCATGGCATGAGTGAAATCACCGTATACTCGATACTCTCCCCATGGCAGCTCCATAGCCTCCTTCTTCCACTTGGCAGtaatctcatcatcattgactttgatccACCACTCGGGCTTGTTCGTGAGGTCCTCGATGACTTTGATCATGCAGACTTCTCGAATTGTCAAAGTGCTGGCTCTCCAGtctccctctccttctccctcttccaTACCAAGGACAACTGGAAAATGGGCACCAGCGTAGCTGATAGGGAGGCCGAAGCCAGGAAGCTTGATTTCTTGAGGTGTTGGCATTTTTCTGCTTGTGGAGCGTGCGATGGATGTCGTTATAGTCCTGGTGAAAGACCTAAACATGGCCTTATATACACTGAGACAGATTGTTGAAGTGAGGTTGAATATTGACCCTTGCCAAGCCAATAAGGCACCAGCCTCCGCTAACCTCGTTCAGCTCAGCTTTGGCTGAATAAAGACTTCAGCTGAAAAGCTCAGGCCCACGTGGGCTCTGAAGCGATACCGAGTTCAGGTAAAGAGAAGCATTTGATTCTCGTGAACTCAAGGCAGCAACGcgatgaaggaagaaagagtGTACGCGAATGTCCACATTCTGTTACACGGGTTGGACACGAGGTCACGTTACCCGTAGACCGCCGATTGCCCTGAACAAGGCATCTTCAGGCGACAAGGTGGTCAGTTCTTAAAGCCTGAGAAGTTTTGGAGCCTGAAAACATAATTATATTGGAAGCTGTTATCATTTTGATGCAAGCACGCAGTGTTGTCCGTAGTTTGCGTCGGCTCATGACCCGTAGCTCTCGTTTTCTCAAGATTGCATGTGTTCTACTCGGAAACAGACCCGACAAATCTCACAcgtcaagacaaagacaaatAGTACCTAGTCTATGCTGTTCCAGTTGAGTAACTCTCAACAAAGAAATATGCCGTAATGCCTCATTTTGGTCACAAAGGAAGGCTTCAGGAGAAAATTGCCTAATCTGGACATTCCACATATCCGGGAGCTTCCGTTGGAGTCCAACGATGAGCCATATTCAAGGCTCAACAGTACATATGCTCAAATATTCGATACAGACTGTAAGATACATGATCGAAATATATCGAATACAACAGCTAAGTTTATTACAATGTATATAATCGAACGAGTTCTATCCTTTGCTCGATCATCCTTGTCTACCGAGTAAATATCTCGGGCCCACGCACGAATCACATTCACCCAACTCCACTACCGAGGCACGGGTCCCTTGAGGATTACGGAGTTTTCACCTGCGGCCTCGGTCAACACAGCGAAAAGCGCCCACTAGAGGATAAAGGTACATGGTAGATGTACTGATTGATAAAAATTCATGTCCCCACGTCGTCCCTGAGACCGCTAATAACCTAGGTAAGGCCAGACCATACTTGGTTCTTTGTTACATACATACGTTGACCTCCATTTGCCAAGTTTTTTGTCTTCTGTTATTTTTACTACATTTTTATTCTATTTTCTTTTACTACTCTCGATGCTCACCGTGAGCTTCTCCCTCCCAAATCATCCGCCGCCATGACAGAAACAGAAATAGCTGTAGTTGAGTCCCCCGCCGAGGCCATCGTCATTCCCTCAGCGGAGCCCGTCGCCGCCGATGCACCTCCGGCCGAGCCCATCGAAAAGAGCctcaactccaactccaactccaacatcaacaccacaagCAACAATAAAAACAAAAATGTCGCACAAAACTCTAGTCCTCTCGCGCGACTCCTCAAGTCGCCGTCTGCCATAGATGACTTCGTCGAACATCTCAACCGCGTCATTCAGACGCGAAGAGGCACAGATActgtcctcctcttcacaACTTATGCCGCTCGCTTGATCGGTGCTATTCTCAACATTCTGGGTCGTACTACGCTTCGTCACTCCGCTCGCAAGGTCGTCGAGATGGCTTTCAAGCTCCCGCCCTCGACCTCCGTCGTCCTTTCTACCGCGACTGCGCCGCCACTTGCGACTCTAGCCCTCAATCTGTCCAAGTACATCCAGGGCTTCACCAACATGTTGGGTGAGTGGCGCACTATGAACCGTATGTGGGGTATAATCGGCACATATCTAGAGGCCAAGGATCTGATCCTTCGTCTACGTGGTCAAAAACTCGACGCGAATGGCGAAAAGGTGCCTGCTCCCAACCGAGTCAACACTGCTTTCATGACTGTGCAGATCATTTGCAACTTGGTCTACAACGTCGGCGAAGGCGCTTGCTGGCTGACCTGTAAGGGCGCTACCAACCTTTCGCCAAAGACCAGCGCCAAGCTAGGTATCATGGCTGCTCGCTCATGGTGCGCGTGGGTCGCCCTCGAGCTCGTCCGTTTGCTGGTTGAACGTGCGCGTCGAACAACAAGCGGCGATGTCGCCACTGAAGAGGAGTGGAAGAACAACTGGAAGGCCGAGGTCCTCGGTACACTTCCATGGATGCCTCTGTCGGCTCACTGGAGCACCGAAGAAGGGCTTATGCCAGAGCTTATGGTCGCGGCTATTGCTACATGGCCCGCTACcaacatgatgaagagtgTGTGGCGCCAGACAGCTTAGAGGGATATGAGACTCAGGGCTGCTAGCAAGTTGCCTTGGAGCTGCCCAACATTTAAATCGCTTTTGTACTACTGGATATACAGGGATTTACTTGTTAGGACCACGAGCCTCGAGGTGCATGCATTGCAGAGTTCACATCTAGAAACACGGCATTGATTCATACCACCCCTCCATCAAGGCATGGGGCACAGAGACTTTCGAAGTAGGaaggatataatattttaataatattataactagtAGTCCTCCTGGCTACTACTTATTAAACTAAAGAGGttgtatatatattataaaataaaattaagatttatagtatatttgtaaaattttatttaaaagtcaAAATACCCATCGAGCAACGCGTAAAGTGAAGCCAAAGGTATTTAAGCAAGATAACAAAATAAGGTGTTTGTtttcaacacaacacaataTAAGGCGTCATACACTACGCCAAAAAACACAATAACCTTAATGTTAAGTCTCAGCAGATCACACAGCTGCTGCCTTGAACCTTAAGATCCAAAGATCGGATCAGGTCGCAAGACAACGCAGTGGGAGAAACACAAGTTGAGGATAAACACAGTTGAATAACACTTGggttataaatattatatactttatataatatttttatattttaatttagttatttaactaatatatattactatttatatttttatgTACAGCTTATttagctagttatataaagatataaaaaagaGGGGCTAATTTGGCCTTGT belongs to Fusarium oxysporum Fo47 chromosome V, complete sequence and includes:
- a CDS encoding uncharacterized protein (of unknown function-domain containing protein); its protein translation is MPTPQEIKLPGFGLPISYAGAHFPVVLGMEEGEGEGDWRASTLTIREVCMIKVIEDLTNKPEWWIKVNDDEITAKWKKEAMELPWGEYRVYGDFTHAMADACIKELRKKADIYQKTGLIPVMDYASTAIKSDNLVPKDLRDALVTAVSPLENVPEEHKDWHPGSDGKVLDIVHPSLWPLVYGRSLILPDKRINLEEALSHCGKGVVVPVDNSDDTMWPSSAFSKRFQWLPCDVDLTGVHPRIDSYINNVHPVKHAELYPVIEKFIEKSLPAWDVIYRWHDDFEVQRVFTKNVRPDCKVPEICGDDWCSAQNRPLDDDEAPRREDEDYEEDYEESDRNKRDEEWFRETHVPELPDPKTELEELVKINPSDVKTSGFFGNASRVQVIVKLANIHLTPEKPTYDGGSWHVEGQLNEHICATALYYYDCDNITDSRLDFRTAANREDQTVELNYEQGDFDSIERVFAIDPGADLLQNIGSVLTRQDRMLFFPNVYQHHVSPFELVDKSRPGHRKILALFLVDPEVPIISTANVPPQQRDWWAEGLLKNDRFNNLPPELTRMVVDNLDFPIDLEDAKKIREDLMAERTNLQDTLNSDLKNLEWNFCEH
- a CDS encoding histidine phosphatase superfamily — its product is MSSKWTFKAQPGIFVELADIAHEYPGEKVTTQPNLGLIPDQKYPSDDPDAPDQRDWARLAAYVRWLNENSSDNVSYKVLYLTRHGLGVHNKMHAQVGSEAWNTRVSFQNGDGKETWFDAFLTEVGEKQAQDLNSFWTDLIEKQGAPQPRIFYTSPLARCLQTTDIVFSPLMASQSPPQQPIVKELLRERITRHTCDYRRDRTWIAENYPGYKIEDGFEEEDQFTNRVEPETDEEHIVRKQRALEDIFNETTKDDDFISLTVHSYAIRAIQAAVGSGVCRTREGTSIAILVRGEKDGEVDGPELDMNDYVSADPEGVSSLRRFSM